The following DNA comes from Nilaparvata lugens isolate BPH unplaced genomic scaffold, ASM1435652v1 scaffold8143, whole genome shotgun sequence.
ATAGGCAAAGGCAACCTACATCCTGTCCACTCATCTACAGTCCAGTACTCTGTACTCTCTCATGCAATGTGTAAAATGGGGGTCTGTTGCTTGAGAGCTCCATTAAGTAGCAGCAAAAACACCATTATTCGATCCATGGGGAGTTCAAGCTTTGAAAATTCTCATCATCAGTGTGTTACCTGATCAATTGACAAAGGATTAATTGTCAAGTACAGTAGATAACTAGAGTATCTGAAATAGATACCTTAAAACAGAAAAAGTGTTTCATCAAGATTCTACTGTGAAGGATTCAAGTTAATTTTTGTTGTCTCTTTGTTCCAGGTGAAAGTTGAGAAACAGGAAAGTGCTTTTGATGACCGTGGGATTGGAGCTGCACGTAGTGATACAGCCACTCAGCAGGCATGTATTGTTGAACAATCTACCTTGAAATTTACTGACTACAGCTTTATGATAAAGTTGaatccaatttttttcaactgtTGATAGCATATGATGAAATTAGTTGAAAGATTAATTCAGTCGCAatattctttataatattatgcaatatttttattgatcgcCTTCCATGGATCTTATAAAACTGTAGAGTAAGACATCAATGGGAACTATAGAAACAGGTCCATTCTTTAAGGGATGCATTCTTAAATATACTCGTTTCTATTctaacaaacataaataaacaaacaTCAACTACTACAACCCATATTTTAATACTGAGCACTATTACTTGCTGAGTTTGATATTCGTCTAGTTTTCAAGTGACACAAGTCTTCTCTTATGTTCACAGATCAAGATCGAGAAGCAGGAGGATGAATTTGGAGAATGTGAATTTGCAACTAGCAACGTCAAAGATGAGTCATCCTCACACAATGGTTCAACTTCCAATCAGGCATGTATTCTATCTTGACTAGAATAAATAAGTGATGCAGTTAAGTTTGTGTTTTTCTTGTCACATTATAATTAAAACTTATAGCTGTATGAAAACGTTTCTTCCAGATTCAGCAGAAAAACagtatgaaaattcaaaattgttaaaatttctATCAATTTATATCAATTAACCAGAGTAATCTTTAGTAGGCccataataaaagaaagaatcgGCTCATACAAGTAGGGATAGGAAAAACatgaatgatgcatcatcacgtctgagctactgatctgattaacttgaaattttgcatatagattcctaattTACATGGAATGCTTATAGGTCTAtgttcagttcttcaagatttcagaacGTCAAGTATTAAGTTTGTCAAGTGCTTCAAACACACAATTACAGAGCACAGGTCACCAgcttgttattattattattagcgcaTGGCTTGAATTGTGGGAAGTCCCACAGGAAGACCAGCTTGTTtaatatatcaatcaatcaatctcttcattcaaaacatacatcaaaatgtacatgaatgcgtctttctttattattttcaacaaaataataaaataaatacaagtaaaaaacaaaatacatcaacAATAGGTAGTCTAAATACATAATGAGTTGgcactataaaattattcataactgTATAATTCTAATTCCACGAtataatttttcagtttgtttttaaACCTTGTAATTACTTTTTCATGATTAATACTAGTAGGAAGGTAAGTAATGAATTTGATGCCCATATAGGTTGGGCTTTGTTTGTACTTCTCTTTACTATGTTCTTTGATAATAAAGTTGTtcctatttcttgtattatagTCATGCACACTAGATTGCCTGTGGAATTtgtcttcattattttttatgtgtaatattgttttgtaaatATAAAGTACATACATCGTCATTAAttctaactttttaaaaaatgtcctGCACGACTCTtgtctatttaaataaaatatttttcttactgctttttttggaattttaataTCCTGTTCAAGTTAAATGCACTAGTCCCACTATAAATCTCAATGTCATAGGAAATATGAGAGTGGACAGTGGCATAATACACAGATATCAAagttaataaattacaaatggGTGCCAGCCTCCTTTAAGGTGCAAACCTTAAAGTGAATGGCTGGCCTTAGCTTGCAATTTCATAATCTTTGAAAAACATTACAATTACTATTATTAAAACTGGAATTATTGTGATATAACTCAAGACAGCAGTCAAATTCAGTAGTTGCTATTCCTTCACGActatggctcaactcacacttacgcgactcaggtcgagaagagactcgactctagtcaataacatgtgtttccaaatggtgacactcagactagtcgattctagtctccgcgacgtcattatttgaaaacacatgctattgactagagttgagtctcttctcgacctaagCCGCGTAAGTGTGATTTGAGCCTTACAGTACCAATATTTGTGTCTTTCACATGAGGTGCAACAATAATCGATCATCTTCTCATTGTTTGTTATGTCAATATTGCAGATGGCGAGAGTTAAGCAGGAGAATGATAGCAGCCAAGAACCAGCGCCAGAGTGCAGCACTGCATGCTCTCCAACTGATGGTGATTTCAGCcaacaacattatctaatccctggctataatctaatattcatcaaagaggaagaatatggtgagattcaagttattatttcatttattttaattcatcaatgataataacaCATAACACTTGATTGTAAATGGAAGAAAATAGGAAATGAAGGAATAATTATGTAGGGTAATGGCAACATTAGTAGatagaaggttgatcactcacaggtgtaagattcaaagttgtggggggaacgccagcgtgacgtcacgtgtagtaaaaaagtgatagattaACCActctgagcatacagtttattcactgtatcttcaaatacatcatcgtttaatcccctcaagattgacctagaactttaaaCTCTCCATACTTATAACGAATGAATCATCGATTCTAATAAtgttgttgaaaatttaaaaatttaataaatgaagtagaaaattttcaagaatctaaaaactCACTTTCTACTAACTTAGGGTTCTACTAACTATCAGATGTGGTTGCCATAGAAAAAGTTATAGGTATAAGTTGCATTTATACACAttccttcaataatttgattgtatggagGAATATTGTGGTATATTATATACCACTATATACATAGTGGTGTTGACAACATCACCGTCTTATTCTTTCATCCTTTCAATAAATTGCCCTTCACTTGATTACTTGTGTTCACTACAGATTATCATCCTATTTCCAGCAAAACTGGTATGCAATAATGTGCTGTGTTTGCCAATTGTAGTCATGTTGCTCTTCTGAGTAGTCAATGAATAGTGGGTACCCCACTCATCGAACTAAAGCTGACAATTTCATGCCAgtttatagttttaattttgatgCACATTTTTTTCAGTTTGTGTCAAAACACAGgtgaaatttcatatttatttaacagtattttcatgttttcaaacaaaaaagATTACTTTAAGAGTAATTATATACATAACCAATCATTTTCTGACAATACAATCTATATGTATGTCAATTGAGAGAAAACCAAGGTCTGGATTAGCAATCATAGATCAGTATTCTCGTGTATCAATAAGAAAACTGCTCATGgcataatttatttgttattattatttctgtaattGTTCACAATCTAACccaatatttaactataatctGTTTAATGTACTATTTCTACAATTGGCTGCAAAACTCTTGGTTTGTATAATGATTATGATAATCAATGAGGTATGATTGAGGTAAGACAAGGAAAATTGTGAGTGTTTTGCACTATAAACCTTATCATTACTTTATTGTCTCTATTCTACTTTAATCATTTATAAGTTGCATCACATTGGTGTTTGCAGTTGAGCAAGAGGCAGAAGGATGTTCAGTGGAGAGTGAACCGGAGATGTGGCCTTCAAACTGCAGCACATCTGAAACTGCCAATACAACAGAAGTGGGTGAACTGAATGAACATTCAATCTCCCCCATGGAAGAGTGCACTGAGCCATCTGTGGCTGGCAAAAAGATCAAGCTCTACAGCTGTTCTGACTGCAGCTATGAAACAAGATGGATCTATCATTTGAAAAGACACATGAGAAAACACACTGGGGAAAAGCCTTTCAGTTGTGAGttatgtgactataaatgtgctcaatcaaGTGATTTGATAAGACAtgtcagaacacatacaggagaaacacctttcagctgcgagtattgtgactataaatgtgctcattcaagtgatttgaagaaacatatcagaacacacacaggagaaacacctttcagctgcaagttttgtgactataaatgtgctcaatcaagtgctttgaaatcacatatcagaacacatacaggagaaacacctttcagctgcgagttttgtgactataaatgtgctcaatcaagtactttgaaatcacatatcagaacacatacagaaGAAACACCcttcagctgcgagtattgtgactataaatgtgttAGGTCAAGTGATTTGAAgaaacatatcagaacacacacaggagaaacacctttcagctgcgacttttgtgactataaatgtgctcaatcaagttctttgaaatcacatatcagaacacatacaggagaaacacctttcagctgcaagtattgtgactataaatgtgctcgatcTGGTAATTTGAAGAAACATATAAGAATACATCATGGAGGAGAAACAAGTACTAGCTGAAAATTTGTTACTTTACGTGTactcattcaaatttattttactgtGTTTCGTAGGGTGGTCACTAAtaacaggacaagtgtgttgaacatgtgtgtacactcATGTCGCCAttcattgttgtgtcatcacagctaaAGGCTTCAAACTATATTTTTTGAGGTTCTGAGTATTGGCCCACACCTTGACTCTATTCAAATTGCCAGGGTCCCTCTGGGTTTGCGTCTGTGGAGGGGCAGAGTAGGGGAT
Coding sequences within:
- the LOC120349059 gene encoding zinc finger protein 771-like isoform X1, whose amino-acid sequence is MYSLYCFQRQTTFQSMEYHVCGKIAKVVVNRLEDVSTSRPQIKVQVKVEKQESAFDDRGIGAARSDTATQQIKIEKQEDEFGECEFATSNVKDESSSHNGSTSNQMARVKQENDSSQEPAPECSTACSPTDGDFSQQHYLIPGYNLIFIKEEEYVEQEAEGCSVESEPEMWPSNCSTSETANTTEVGELNEHSISPMEECTEPSVAGKKIKLYSCSDCSYETRWIYHLKRHMRKHTGEKPFSCELCDYKCAQSSDLIRHVRTHTGETPFSCEYCDYKCAHSSDLKKHIRTHTGETPFSCKFCDYKCAQSSALKSHIRTHTGETPFSCEFCDYKCAQSSTLKSHIRTHTEETPFSCEYCDYKCVRSSDLKKHIRTHTGETPFSCDFCDYKCAQSSSLKSHIRTHTGETPFSCKYCDYKCARSGNLKKHIRIHHGGETSTS
- the LOC120349059 gene encoding zinc finger protein 771-like isoform X2, with amino-acid sequence MYSLYCFQRQTTFQSMEYHVCGKIAKVVVNRLEDVSTSRPQIKVQIKIEKQEDEFGECEFATSNVKDESSSHNGSTSNQMARVKQENDSSQEPAPECSTACSPTDGDFSQQHYLIPGYNLIFIKEEEYVEQEAEGCSVESEPEMWPSNCSTSETANTTEVGELNEHSISPMEECTEPSVAGKKIKLYSCSDCSYETRWIYHLKRHMRKHTGEKPFSCELCDYKCAQSSDLIRHVRTHTGETPFSCEYCDYKCAHSSDLKKHIRTHTGETPFSCKFCDYKCAQSSALKSHIRTHTGETPFSCEFCDYKCAQSSTLKSHIRTHTEETPFSCEYCDYKCVRSSDLKKHIRTHTGETPFSCDFCDYKCAQSSSLKSHIRTHTGETPFSCKYCDYKCARSGNLKKHIRIHHGGETSTS
- the LOC120349059 gene encoding gastrula zinc finger protein XlCGF17.1-like isoform X3, coding for MFIKIEKQEDEFGECEFATSNVKDESSSHNGSTSNQMARVKQENDSSQEPAPECSTACSPTDGDFSQQHYLIPGYNLIFIKEEEYVEQEAEGCSVESEPEMWPSNCSTSETANTTEVGELNEHSISPMEECTEPSVAGKKIKLYSCSDCSYETRWIYHLKRHMRKHTGEKPFSCELCDYKCAQSSDLIRHVRTHTGETPFSCEYCDYKCAHSSDLKKHIRTHTGETPFSCKFCDYKCAQSSALKSHIRTHTGETPFSCEFCDYKCAQSSTLKSHIRTHTEETPFSCEYCDYKCVRSSDLKKHIRTHTGETPFSCDFCDYKCAQSSSLKSHIRTHTGETPFSCKYCDYKCARSGNLKKHIRIHHGGETSTS